The DNA sequence TGCGATCGGACTTATTAAATAAGTGATAAACATTCCCAAAATAGTACCTATTAACAACAAAGTCGAGTAATTTAATTGAGTGAAAGCCGTCCGTGCTACCATATTCCATATGGGGTTTAAGGTGGGGTATTTTCTTAAACTAATAGTAGTATTACTTAAACCCAACCAAATACCATGATTAGGGGGTAAACTTTTTTTAACTAAACTAGCTAGAGTACAATCATCAATTAATGCTTGTTTTAGTGCTTCAATGCCACCAATACGAGTTAGGGCTTTTTCTCTAATCAGGATGCAACCTCCCGCTGCCCCAGATACTTTACTACGAGGATTATTAATCAGAGGAAAAGGATAGAGTTTTTGAAAGAAAAAAATAAAGGCAGGAATTAATAACTTTTCCCAGAAACTTTGACAATGTAATTTAACCATCAAAGAAACTAAATCAAGGTTATCTTTTTCTGCTTTTGCTAATAGCTGACTTAAGTTATCTACCGAGTGTTTTATATCTGCATCAGTAAATAAAAAATAATCTGTTTGTAAATTTTGCCTAGCCCATTCAACTCCCTGAGACATTGCCCATAATTTACCACTCCATCCTTGGGGTAATGGTTTACCATTAAGAATAGTTAGTTGATGAGTTTGATTTTTTTCTCTGGCTAAATTTTCTGCCCTAACTGCAGTATCATCTTTGCTTTGATCATTGACTAAAATAATTTTAAAATATCCTTTATAATCTTGATTCAAAAGAGATTCTAAGCAAATAGAGATACTTTCTGCTTCGTTTCTTGCAGGTATAATTACTGTTACATTTGGTTTTTCTTTCAATATTTGTGACTCTAAAAACTGATTACATAACCAAAAATTTCCCCTCGCTGTTATTAAGTAAATCCAAATAATTAGGGATAAGGTAGCAAGAATTATCATAAAGCAATTAGCACTTAGTTAATAGATTTCAAAAGGGCAAAGTTAAAAGGGCAAGGGGCAAAGGTAATTAATTAGTTTTTCTCCAACAACCTGAAACCTCTTTCCTCTTAATTATCAATAGCTTGGATAATGGCAGAATAGTCGCTGTCTGCTTCTCC is a window from the Cyanobacterium sp. Dongsha4 genome containing:
- a CDS encoding glycosyltransferase, which codes for MIILATLSLIIWIYLITARGNFWLCNQFLESQILKEKPNVTVIIPARNEAESISICLESLLNQDYKGYFKIILVNDQSKDDTAVRAENLAREKNQTHQLTILNGKPLPQGWSGKLWAMSQGVEWARQNLQTDYFLFTDADIKHSVDNLSQLLAKAEKDNLDLVSLMVKLHCQSFWEKLLIPAFIFFFQKLYPFPLINNPRSKVSGAAGGCILIREKALTRIGGIEALKQALIDDCTLASLVKKSLPPNHGIWLGLSNTTISLRKYPTLNPIWNMVARTAFTQLNYSTLLLIGTILGMFITYLISPIAFLYSLYTLNIPLLIISLITLLLMALSYYPTVKLYQLPIFYSFCLSAIAFLYTLMTIDSAFRHWQGKGGQWKGRVYSSN